The genomic interval TCCCCCATAATATTTAACACTCAGCGTCTCACTCAATTCATGCCTCAGCATTCCATTGTACAGAATTAATTGAATGACTCAAAAAGGAACCTCCAAATGATTGATTGGTTTTAAAATGCCAAGTACTGGATTCTAAAAGGCACTAAGCTCAGCAGTTACAAAAAGAAACTAACTAATCGATTCAGTTTTGCATTTAGTGCGCAATAAATAGTGGATTCATAAGGCTACCTGGTTGAAAGATATAAAAGCATAGAGCATCATAATTCATATAATGTTTTGCATAACTCCGGTTATCTAATGTTCAAAACCAAGTTTTGTATTCTATAGCATAAACAAGAACAAATGTTCTTGAATCCATGCTTCAAAAGGAATTGAGAAAACACACCTTTCTGAATGAGtgtatatttgaaataattctTCATCAGAAGACCTTGTTCCTCTAACAACATTGATAGCACCAGTAGCCATGATTCCTGCATTGCATGTCAGCATGTGTCAGTGAAATGATAACTGATGAACATAGCTAATAATGTATTCAAACCTCAGCCAAAGCGACTGATCAAGAAAACTGGCATACTAGATTATATGCACACTTTAACAAGCAGATATTTCTGAAACAAAAGGTAAATACCTTGGTCTGCAACTAGCCATCGGCATGAGTTGTCAGCAAAAAGGGCTACCTTTTCATCTGGAGCAACTCCAATAACCCTTAGACCTTGAGAAAAATCCAATATTTCTTGTTCAAGCTGATTAAAGACAATATTGACATTCAATCAGCATAACACTGGAAATTAACAcgccaaaataaaatatgaaatgccATAAGATACTAGTGTATTTAACTGATGGAAAGAGACACAGATAATTAAAAGAAGGAATCTTAAAGGattgccaactaaaatatggaTGTAGAATGCAGATATTTTTAGCTGAACCTtaagttttttgtttgaaaagtaCACATGTAGAATTACAGTTTACTGCTTTTCAGGTAGTTATCCATTAAGAAAAAATGTGTCATACGGCACAATTCATGTCTACTTTGTGTTTCTACATTCAAAGAATTGTCTTAGATTATCAGGCATCAATCAAAGATGTAcctgcttataagtcaattcTGAAGGAGGTTCATGGTAAGGATCTACCAAAGCTACACGGTCAGCATATTTTTCTGCTGCTGTCCTCCAAATGTCTGGAACAGCCATCCAATCATGTGTAGTCAAACCATTTCCACCAGGTAATAGAGAACTTTCAAGTAATGGTGAGTACTTTCTGCGCAATGGATGTTGTACCTGCAATGTGGATGTATGACagttttcatgaaaaacattGTAGACATAATGTGAAATTTCAGTATTCCCTTTCCAGCAGAAAATCAATATAGTTTAGTACAGCAGTCCGTCATACAAACTATGATTCTAGGATCACACCATagaactattttattttatttttttttgctgaaacGACCGAAGGAGGTCATTTAATATATTAAGATAGGAAGAAAAGTTACAAGAAAAGGTTTTACACCGACAACTGGTTGTCGAGAAATGATGTGTACAGAGCACACGCCCCGAACCATGTGCCAACCGTTCAAACACAACCCACAGAGAGGAAAGCCAAGCGTCGAACCAGCCATCGCTATGCGAGACCGATCACCACCGAGCTAACGACACCACTACGACACGAACACTCTAAAACGACGCCCTCAGGAGGGTCGCGACACCAAAAGACGCCGTCGTCATCCGTCCAAAGCCTGGACAAGGTTTTCACCCAGAGCTCATTGCCAAGAGAGGAGGGATACCTCAACAGTGCCCTCAGGAGGGTTACTACGCCCGAAGGCGAAGTCACTGTTGGCCCAAAGAATTGGGCTAAGCTTTCGATTGGAACCCTCTACCACCGCGGTACGTCGCCCAATCCGAGACCAACTAAACATCGGTGACACATAGCTTCCGCCATACCCGATCGACGCCCCTCTGTCGATAAGCTTCATCGAACCACCACCCCTGAGAGCTGGCCCAGGACCTCTCCGTTCCACCACCCGCCGGCCTCCTTGCCAGATCTGGCCGAAGGAGAACCCGGGATTGGATGGCATTCCTTCAGCGGCCTGGGCTTCCCCCGCTAGAAGCCGCCGCCTCAACCCAACCTAGAAACTCCCCGCAGAGAAGGGGAGGAGCTCCGGAGAGGGTGAGGGTGCTAACCGGCAACGATGAAGACgacccaccgccgccagctcccTTCGCACAACCATCTGGATGCCGGAGACATTGCCGCTCAGGCTCCGGCGCGCCGTGTCGCGGAGGCCACAAGACTCCGGCGTCGTCAGCTGCCCCCAatggctcctcctccttccccgccGTCGTCATTGCTTGCCCTCAggccctccaccgccggcgtGGGCACCGGCCgtcggctcctcctcctccttccccgttGCCTGCCCTCAGGCCCGCCGTTGCCAGCGTGGCCGCCAGCAGATCTGAGTCTCACCCTCGCGCTCCTCCGACTGCCGGGCctccggctgctgctgccgacTTGAAAGCAGCCGCCAGCAAGCGCGGGCTCCGCAGCCTCCGCGCTGGTCAGCCGTCGACCACCAGCGCGCGCACTggcccgccacgccgccgccacgcacaCTCGCGCAGATCTGCTGCCGCAGCCTCCGCGCGTGAGCTGGCCTGCCACGCCGTCACGCGCCTCGGCCagccgacgtcgccgcgcgccctggcctgccgccgccgccgccgctgcgcgcTCCACCCCACCCTTCTGCTGCCCTGGTCCCCCAACCGGAGCTGCCTGGGCCAGGGGaagccccgctgccgccgtcatGGCAGCTGGCCGGCTTTACCGGTGGCCGCTCCAGCGGCAGCGAGGCAGGGAGGTGAGGGGAGGCGGACCCggtggctagggtttggggttCGCCCGTGTCGCCCTGGGGAGGAGCGACACGGGGACGAGAAAGTTGGTGATTGTGATGCAGAACTATGATCTGCTTTACAGTACTGAAGACTCGCACAATTTCACACATATACCAATAATATGGAAATTCAAAGCAATTCGAAGTACAATAAAATTGGTCCTTGCAAAAGCTAAACACAAACTAAAGCGTGTCTGCCCGTTTCGAAGGCACGATCCTCGAAATGAATCTGTGGCTGAGAGCTTGGGGCTGCGCCGCTAGGCACCTGGCAATTAGAGCAAGCACGGTACCGTCCAGATCGCCATAAATCAGGCGCCATTTGCACAATCTCTACCCATCCGAGAATCGCAACGGAATAGCAGTAAAGTAAGCACAGCCGTTTTGGTTCATCACACTCACGGACACGGAGCATTATGAGCAGGATGGAATCGGATTAGCGAAACGAGGCGACGAGATGAACACTAGCACAAGTAGTAGTGGGTCCGTAGGCAAGCAGTGACTGACCGTGgagccggcggaggaggaggcctcCACGGCGTCGCACCGGGGGACCCCGccccgtcggcggcgcggcgcggcgcggtgctggcggcggcccaggcgtcGGGCGTGGAagagcagcagcgcggcggagggcggcgggaggcggtggcgacgcaggaggaggagggaggagcggagcggcggcggcggagagggggagcagagcgcggccatttggccggaggcggaggcggagggagcGAGcatcgccggcgcggcgaggtcggccCGGCGATCGGCCGCGTGTCCGACGTAGTGAGTGGGGGTAGCAGTGACGTGTGGCACACTGACACTagcgggagggagagattggtggagacgacgacgacgacgaggccgagATGGGTGGAGCGGTGAGGTGGGTTGTCTCCTTGCTTGGTGGTGGGATGGATCAAGGCGAGGGGCCCGTGCGCCTccaaatttctttcaatgtCATCCGGATCTTCTGCGCCACTGCTAGTACTGCACGTCTACCATTAAGTACATTTGTCggcatcttttctttttctttttctttttctttttctttttcttgtattgCTTATGAGTagatgtttaaattttaaaacataaatttgaacTTGACTTTGATGTCTtctcatcgtattttattttagtttttgttttcacATCGTTGagggtatatatataagtctAAAGGACAGTGAAActgtatatacatgttcttagcgatataaaaagaaaggctaaaaaataaattacgatgaaaaatttaaaattacttctaaatttaagttaaaattttaaattttcacttataaacataagtataaacgaaGATATCGACCTAACTCTTTTTTACTACGTGAGCTGTGAGAGTTCTGTTACAAACTGATTACACTACAGTACAATATGGAATCCAATTTATGGTCATGGTCCATATGCTTATTTCATAAACGCTAACATGTCTGCAGGATCTATCTTGGATGAAATGCATAGATGCTCTTCTTTAGCTTGGCGTAACACTGGGAAATTGGCAAGATCCATGACCTGGAGAAACAAGATTTCACCATTCCAACGGTTAAAAAGCAGTTCACTTCACTGATAAGATTACACTAAAAATGTCTCTAGGAATATATTCCCTAAAAACTACCCtataatatgtcatttatAGCCAGCATACATTTTTGAAATGAATATCATCACTCCCacacaccaaaaaaaacaatcataaCTTCAGATTTTACGAATAAGTTGACTCTTTTGGAACGTgaattttttatgtgatttTCATATGTAATAgtttaaattctataaaattcctccTGATAAAACCTCCAATCCAAAAGGCCTAAATCAAATTCAAACACGCGCACAAGCCCAATTCACGTTGCCATTCTCTCTTTTATTTGGCTAAGTAAGTTTGAATATATGCACATGGAAGTAGGCTTAAAGTTAGGTAATTTAACTTCTGTTTGCACGCGGTTGCTAAGTTATAAACCATAAGATATTAAGATGCAATCATGCAAGATGAACTTGTTTATGCTTTATACTTACTCCATCTACAAATATTAAGGCCTGGTGCATGAATTGGCACAATCAAGTAGagtaaatctagacaaaactATTATAGGATTTAACACAACGGAGTGGTTGTTTGGCTtacttgagaaaaaaatcaaacgaaatattttaaaatataaataatttacgaatatagtttttataaatgtattcttagtaatttaaaagttagGGCCAAAGAGCAAAGTACGacgaaaaaacacaaaatctactttgaatttaaggtttaaaatttaaattctggaatatatatatatataaatagaggCGAATAGATTGGGCTGAACCTAATACTACCTTGTTTGATGCTGTTGacattttatacatgtttgactatttgttttatttaaatttttttgtcaaatatgtaaaactatatatatgcataaaaaattatttagcaataaatgaaatgatataaaggtaattaataattatgtaaatttttgaataaaacgaatagtcaaatgtatataaaaaaatcaacggcgtcaaacatttaaggggtgtttgtttctagtgactaaagtttagtctctagttacatcggatgtttgaacacctattataaatagtaaacgtagactattaataaaacccttctataatcttggactaattcgggagacgaatctaatgagcctaattaatccatgattagactatgtgatgctacagtaaacatttgctaactatagattaattaggctcaaaaaattcgtctcgcggattagctctcatttatgaaattagtttttttattaatctatgtttaatacttcaaattagtgtctaaacatccgatgtgatatgggGCTAAAATGTTTCCCTATCTAAATAGCCCCCAGGAAGGAGTAAGGGCAATGAGTTTGGCCGAGTTTGGCCGTGTTGAGATTTGTCAGAACCCCAACCTGTCGCTGTCACGCAACAAAATGACTAAAACTTTCAAAGGAAAAGGCACGTTGCcgccaaagaaaaaagaatacaaAGTGTAGCAAAACTCACTTGGATCGGCGGTGGTCTCCACGGCGAGGCCGGCGAAGTAGCACCACCCGCCGTACACCTTGCTGAACTTGTTCCAGTGCGCACTGAACACGTAGCTCGCATGCGCCGCCACCGTGTTCGGCAGGTAGCACTCGCCGCCGGGGCGCACGGGGTCGCACAGCCCGGCCTCGTCGGCGCACGCAGCGTCCATCTGCTCCCTAACCGCCGTCTCGTTCACCGCCCCGCCACGGCGGTCGTCCGTCCTCACCACGCACCACAGCTTCCCCGGGTACGGCGCGtcgttcgtcgccgccggcagcggcgggtacgacgccggcggccggcgacccGTCAGGTCGACCTCGTACACCGCGCTGCCGTTGGGGTGGAAGAGGCCCCAGTGGCGCTCCGTGCCGGGCCCCGTCTTGAGGTCCTCGTTGAACAGCGCGAACACGAACGCCGGCATGCGcatccccggccgccgcggcgtgccGGCGCCGGACGCCAGGTGCCGCGCCATGTTGCGGTTGTACGTGGCCGCGTTCCGCACGTTGGCGCCGAACTGGTCGAGGTCGCCGCCGTTGGGCCACCCGGTCTCGGCGAGTGCCAGCCTGACGCCGCAGTGGCCCGCGCGGCACATGGCGGCGACCACCGCGTCGAGCATGTGGTCGAGGAGGTTGGTGTATGAGAGCCCCGTACCGGGGTCGTGGTACTGGTACcccatcgccggcgacggcgacggctcgagCAGCGCGTAGTGGAGCGGCACGATGGTGTGGTTCGCCGACCAGGTGAAGTAGGTGTACGCGTCGACGAAGAGGTAGGAGTCGGTGCTCTCGAGGAAGGCGAGCAGCGGCCGCATGACAGCGTCGGCGATGTCGGGGCGGAACACCCCGGCGGACGGCGGGAACACGTTCTGGCCATCGAGGGCGTCCATGCCGAGCGTGGTGGTGACCTTGACACGGCTCATGCCGTGACGTTGGAGCGCGCGGT from Oryza brachyantha chromosome 3, ObraRS2, whole genome shotgun sequence carries:
- the LOC102720669 gene encoding probable glucan endo-1,3-beta-glucosidase A6, which gives rise to MAMPSRLGLQLLLAVVGGVIIAAASDSGSETAHFLGVNYGRLGDELPPPHRALELARSAGAAAVRFYDSNATFLSPAAASGLVFVPGVPNELIPTLADSQRAADEWVASTLLPFRHNRRLCYLFVGNEVLSDSTTKSRWFRLVPAMANLHRALQRHGMSRVKVTTTLGMDALDGQNVFPPSAGVFRPDIADAVMRPLLAFLESTDSYLFVDAYTYFTWSANHTIVPLHYALLEPSPSPAMGYQYHDPGTGLSYTNLLDHMLDAVVAAMCRAGHCGVRLALAETGWPNGGDLDQFGANVRNAATYNRNMARHLASGAGTPRRPGMRMPAFVFALFNEDLKTGPGTERHWGLFHPNGSAVYEVDLTGRRPPASYPPLPAATNDAPYPGKLWCVVRTDDRRGGAVNETAVREQMDAACADEAGLCDPVRPGGECYLPNTVAAHASYVFSAHWNKFSKVYGGWCYFAGLAVETTADPSHGSCQFPSVTPS